The DNA segment ATCGCCCGCGGGCAGGCTGTCGTCTTCCATCTCGTGATAGCCGACGTGGTTGAAGCTCTTCACGAGCCGCACGTCGGGGTTGCGTGCGGCGTTCTGCTCGCTCGTCGAGCGCGGGTCGGCGTCGACCTCGGCGATGTTGCCGTCGACGGGCGGCCAGTAGTTCATGGCGTCGACGACGACGCGGCCCGAGAGGGCGTTCCACGGGATGCTTCCGGCCTTGCCGAACGGCACGGCGACGAAGACGACGTCGGATGCCTCGACGAGCTCGTCTGCCGTCACCACACGGGCGCCGGGCGCGACGACGCCCACGAGCAGGTCGAGCGCGGTCTGGCGGGGCGAACCCGCGATGAGCACCTCGTGCCCGGCTGCGAGGAGGAGTCGCGCGAGCGCGGTGCCGACCTTGCCGGCGCCGAAGATGCCGACGACTGCGCGCTCCGTCATCTCCGCCTCGCTTCCCGGGTCTCGACCGGCGATGCCGCTCATCATTCCATGCACGTTCATGGGAAACATCCGCTTCCTCGGACGCATTCCCCGCGACCATGCTCTCACTGGCCGCGGTATGCGCGCTGGGAATAGGCTCGAACGCATGACCGGCTACGAGTTCGGACTCGACACCTTCGGCGACATCACGAGAGGGCCGGGCGGCGACCCGCTCCCGCACGCCGAGGTGCTGCGCAACCTCGTCGACCAGGCGGTGCTCGCCGATCGGCTGGGTCTCGACTTCTTCGGCGTCGGCGAGCACCACCGCGTCGACTTCGCCGTCTCGGCCCCCGAGGTCGTGCTCGCGGCGATCGCGAGCCGTACCGAGCGCATCCATCTCGGCTCGGCCGTGACAGTGCTGAGCTCCGACGACCCCGTGCGCGTCTTCGAGCGCTTCGCGACGCTCGACGGGCTCTCGAACGGGCGTGCCGAGGTCATTCTCGGGCGCGGGTCGTTCATCGAGTCGTTCCCGCTCTTCGGGTTCGACCTCAGCCAGTACCAGGAGCTCTTCGAGGAGAAGCTCGAACTCTTCGCGGCGCTGCTGCCGCAGGAGCCGGTCACGTGGGCGGGCGCGCTCCGCCCGCCGCTCACCGACCAGCTCGTCTTCCCGCCCGTCGAGCACGGGCGCCTGACGACGTGGGTGGGCGTCGGCGGCAGCCCCGAGTCGGTCGTGCGCGCGGCGCGCTACGGGCTTCCGCTCGTGCTCGCGATCATCGGCGGCAGTTCGGCGCGATTCCGCCCGCTCGCCGACCTCTATCGGCGCGCGCTCGAGCAGTTCGGGTTCGACGAGCAGCCCATCGCGGTCCACTCGCCCGGCATCGTCGCGGCGACCGACGACGAGGCCCTCGACCGGCTGTGGCCGCACTACCAGGCGATGATCGACCGCAT comes from the Agromyces protaetiae genome and includes:
- a CDS encoding NADPH-dependent F420 reductase encodes the protein MTERAVVGIFGAGKVGTALARLLLAAGHEVLIAGSPRQTALDLLVGVVAPGARVVTADELVEASDVVFVAVPFGKAGSIPWNALSGRVVVDAMNYWPPVDGNIAEVDADPRSTSEQNAARNPDVRLVKSFNHVGYHEMEDDSLPAGDPLRSSMAVVGDDEEARAIVARLIDAIGFDPVDGGALAHGRVLEPGHPAFGRELSAAELGALLTPAAAVAA
- a CDS encoding LLM class flavin-dependent oxidoreductase, whose translation is MTGYEFGLDTFGDITRGPGGDPLPHAEVLRNLVDQAVLADRLGLDFFGVGEHHRVDFAVSAPEVVLAAIASRTERIHLGSAVTVLSSDDPVRVFERFATLDGLSNGRAEVILGRGSFIESFPLFGFDLSQYQELFEEKLELFAALLPQEPVTWAGALRPPLTDQLVFPPVEHGRLTTWVGVGGSPESVVRAARYGLPLVLAIIGGSSARFRPLADLYRRALEQFGFDEQPIAVHSPGIVAATDDEALDRLWPHYQAMIDRIGRERGWGPTSRDHFEAEAAQGALYAGSPETVAQKIAATMQALGATRFDLKYSNGTLPHEVMLETIERYGTEVVPRVRELLATPPSSPADA